In Trifolium pratense cultivar HEN17-A07 linkage group LG7, ARS_RC_1.1, whole genome shotgun sequence, a genomic segment contains:
- the LOC123894416 gene encoding probable WRKY transcription factor 35, giving the protein MCSSIFVSSTSSTISSSKTMDNYQGDLTDIIRAPGTTTATATTTAGAYSTTGTSSSSSEYVLQHLHDNQWHHHNHNHQLFSSSDHLHRQHHHQHQHQHQQQQQNMSFINSVLEGTNMNNMFGDPLLSTLRDPFLQELDHIPSSSYFNITTNTTTTTAATTTTASPASTSIINVSDVSNSIFALDHNHNHEIRSNSRPCKNIFSNMIQISPNPKLPSNYESSSTMAPSPRQIKQVVSTNININANISKDSLLDNTGVQISSSRNSSGLKRRKNQAKKVVCIPAPAAANSRQTGEVVPSDLWAWRKYGQKPIKGSPYPRGYYRCSSSKGCSARKQVERSRTDPNMLVITYTSEHNHPWPTQRNALAGSTRSQPSKTNMKNSEASLTQNDTSKPKEENQENNNSDENDSPIVNNVKEENMEDIEKLQIEMDEVEGEFNDGLSYKSSMIENNQSHEDFFAELGEIEADPLNLLFNQGFSGNSSTNDVHQRDQSKGLDPFHLFDWSVDNNNTNK; this is encoded by the exons ATGTGTAGTAGCATCTTTGtctcatcaacatcatcaacaatatcatcatcaaAAACTATGGACAATTATCAAGGTGATTTAACTGACATAATCAGAGCTCCCGGTACTACTACTGCTACTGCCACTACTACTGCCGGAGCATATAGTACAACAGGaacttcttcatcatcatctgaATATGTTTTACAACATCTTCATGATAATCAAtggcatcatcataatcataatcatcaaTTATTCTCTTCTTCTGATCATCTTCATCGTCAGCATCATCACCAGCACCAGCACCAGCACcagcagcaacaacaaaatATGAGTTTTATTAATTCGGTTCTGGAAGGAACCAACATGAATAACATGTTTGGTGATCCATTATTATCAACTTTAAGAGATCCATTTCTACAAGAACTTGATCATATACCATCATCTTCTTACTTCAACATCACAAcaaatactactactactactgcgGCTACTACTACTACTGCATCGCCGGCTTCAACTTCAATAATTAATGTTTCTGATGTGAGTAATTCTATTTTTGCACttgatcataatcataatcatgaGATTAGATCAAATTCAAGACCATGTAAGAATATATTCTCAAACATGATTCAGATCTCTCCTAATCCAAAGTTACCAAGTAATTATGAATCTTCTTCAACTATGGCACCTTCTCCAAGACAAATTAAACAAGTTGTTTCAACCAATATCAATATTAATGCTAATATCTCAAAGGATTCTCTTCTAGATAACACAGGAGTTCAGATCTCATCTTCAAGAAATTCATCTGGTCTTAAAAGAAG GAAGAATCAGGCAAAAAAGGTTGTTTGTATTCCTGCACCAGCAGCTGCAAATAGTAGACAAACTGGAGAAGTAGTTCCTTCAGACTTGTGGGCTTGGAGAAAATATGGTCAGAAACCCATTAAAGGTTCACCTTATCCAAG GGGTTACTATAGATGCAGCAGTTCAAAGGGATGTTCTGCAAGGAAACAAGTTGAGAGAAGCAGAACAGATCCAAACATGTTAGTTATCACTTACACTTCAGAACACAATCATCCATGGCCAACACAAAGAAATGCTTTAGCAGGTTCAACAAGATCTCAACCATCCAAAACCAATATGAAAAATTCAGAAGCTTCTTTGACTCAAAATGACACATCaaaaccaaaagaagaaaatcaagAGAACAATAACAGTGATGAAAATGATTCTCCAATTGTTAACAATGTGAAGGAAGAGAATATGGAAGATATAGAGAAGCTACAGATTGAGATGGATGAAGTTGAAGGAGAATTTAATGATGGACTTTCTTATAAATCTTCTATGATTGAAAATAATCAAAGTCATGAAGATTTTTTTGCTGAGTTAGGTGAAATTGAAGCTGATCCATTAAACCTATTGTTTAATCAAGGTTTTAGTGGTAATTCAAGTACTAATGATGTTCATCAAAGAGATCAATCCAAGGGTTTAGATCCATTTCACCTCTTTGACTGGTCAGTGGACAACAACAATACCAACAAATAA